A stretch of Saccharothrix texasensis DNA encodes these proteins:
- the galT gene encoding galactose-1-phosphate uridylyltransferase, with translation MRRTARQLADGREIIYFDDTPGAPPREAVDTRDLPRTQPLSEVRRDPLTGEWVAMAAHRQTRTYKPPADLCPLCPSTPGKPTEVPESSYDVVVFENRFPSFAQGVPELPSTVEGMPMVARAAGRGRCEVMCFTSDHDTSFGSLPASRVRTVVDAWADRTAALNATPGVEQVFPFENRGEEIGVTLSHPHGQIYGYPFVTPKTERMLAAAADYQASHGRPLMGDILAAERAVGTRVIAESESWTAFVPAAARWPVEVHLVPHRQVPDLPALTDAERDDFAGLYLTVLHRLDALYDRPLPYIAAWHQAPVRTGRDLAWLHLEVFSVLRAADKLKYLAGSESGMGVWVNDATPEQIAERLRG, from the coding sequence GTGAGGCGCACGGCGCGGCAGCTGGCCGATGGTCGCGAGATCATCTACTTCGACGACACCCCGGGCGCGCCGCCGCGCGAGGCGGTCGACACCCGCGACCTGCCGCGCACGCAGCCGCTGTCGGAGGTGCGGCGCGACCCGCTGACCGGCGAGTGGGTGGCGATGGCCGCGCACCGGCAGACCCGCACGTACAAGCCGCCCGCCGACCTGTGCCCGTTGTGCCCGTCCACGCCCGGCAAGCCGACCGAGGTGCCCGAGTCGAGCTACGACGTGGTCGTGTTCGAGAACCGGTTCCCGTCGTTCGCGCAGGGCGTGCCGGAGCTGCCGTCCACTGTGGAGGGCATGCCGATGGTGGCGCGGGCGGCCGGGCGCGGCCGGTGCGAGGTGATGTGCTTCACCTCCGACCACGACACCTCGTTCGGGTCGCTGCCCGCCTCCCGGGTGCGCACGGTCGTGGACGCGTGGGCGGACCGGACGGCGGCGCTGAACGCGACGCCGGGCGTCGAGCAGGTCTTCCCGTTCGAGAACCGGGGCGAAGAGATCGGCGTGACGCTGTCGCACCCGCACGGCCAGATCTACGGCTACCCCTTCGTGACCCCGAAGACGGAACGGATGCTCGCCGCCGCGGCGGACTACCAGGCGTCACACGGCCGTCCACTTATGGGTGACATTTTGGCCGCTGAACGCGCGGTCGGAACCCGCGTCATCGCCGAGAGTGAGTCCTGGACGGCGTTCGTGCCCGCTGCGGCGCGGTGGCCGGTCGAGGTCCACCTGGTCCCGCACCGCCAGGTGCCCGACCTGCCCGCGCTCACCGACGCCGAGCGGGACGACTTCGCGGGCCTCTACCTGACCGTGCTGCACCGCCTGGACGCGCTCTACGACCGCCCGCTGCCCTACATCGCGGCGTGGCACCAGGCGCCCGTGCGCACCGGCCGTGACCTGGCGTGGTTGCACCTGGAGGTGTTCTCGGTGCTGCGCGCCGCGGACAAGCTCAAGTACCTGGCCGGCTCCGAGTCGGGCATGGGCGTGTGGGTGAACGACGCGACGCCGGAGCAGATCGCCGAGAGGCTGCGCGGCTGA
- a CDS encoding DeoR/GlpR family DNA-binding transcription regulator: protein MLARQRQAVILEEVRRTGAVRVSDLVVRLGVSDMTVRRDLDVLAARGLVEKVYGGATSVVGRSTDEPGFEAKSVRQLPEKEAIAAFAAGLVRPGTAIGLSAGTTTWTLARFLDDIPDLTVVTNSIRIADVLQQSGRTDRTVVLTGGVRTPSDALVGPVAVQALRSLHLDVVFLGVHGMAERSGFTTPNLNESETDRALVDAAGRVVVVADHTKWGTVGISTIAALDEADVLVTDEGLAEPARAVLGEQVGELVLARVPGRGEELA, encoded by the coding sequence GTGCTGGCACGCCAGCGACAAGCGGTGATCCTGGAAGAGGTCCGCCGCACCGGCGCGGTGCGGGTGAGCGACCTGGTCGTCCGGCTGGGCGTCTCGGACATGACCGTGCGCCGCGACCTGGACGTGCTGGCCGCGCGCGGCCTGGTGGAGAAGGTGTACGGCGGCGCCACGTCCGTGGTCGGCCGCAGCACGGACGAGCCGGGCTTCGAGGCCAAGTCGGTGCGCCAGCTGCCGGAGAAGGAGGCCATCGCGGCGTTCGCGGCCGGCCTGGTGCGCCCCGGCACCGCGATCGGCCTGTCGGCGGGCACCACCACGTGGACGCTGGCCCGGTTCCTGGACGACATCCCGGACCTGACCGTGGTGACCAACTCGATCCGGATCGCCGACGTGCTGCAGCAGAGCGGGCGCACGGACCGCACGGTGGTGCTCACCGGCGGGGTGCGCACGCCGTCGGACGCGCTGGTCGGGCCGGTGGCCGTGCAGGCGCTGCGGTCGCTGCACCTGGACGTGGTGTTCCTCGGCGTGCACGGCATGGCCGAGCGCTCCGGCTTCACCACGCCCAACCTGAACGAGAGCGAGACCGACCGCGCGCTGGTCGACGCGGCCGGGCGGGTCGTCGTGGTCGCCGACCACACCAAGTGGGGCACCGTGGGCATCTCCACCATCGCCGCGCTGGACGAGGCGGACGTGCTGGTGACCGACGAGGGATTGGCCGAGCCCGCGCGGGCGGTGCTCGGCGAGCAGGTCGGCGAACTGGTCCTGGCGCGCGTGCCGGGCCGCGGAGAGGAACTGGCGTGA
- a CDS encoding beta-galactosidase: MTMWPTRVPGLAWGADYNPEQWPEDVWDDDVELMRRAGVNLVSVAIFSWALLEVEEGRYEFGWLDRVLDRLHAGGIRVDLATATAAPPPWLTTAHPEMLPETADGVRLVHGSRQSYCPSSPVYRSKAVALARALAERYRDHPALAAWHVNNEYGCHVSRCYCDRCAVAFRAWLRARHGTLDVLNEAWGTAFWSQRYTSWEQVLPPRATPTSHNPGQLLDFDRFSSDALLELYKAERDVLREVTPDVPVTTNFMAAAFAGLDYWTWAAEVDFVSNDHYTRAEDAERHVDLAYSADLVRGLAGGRPWLLMEHSTSAVNWQPRNIAKLPGELRRNSYAHMARGADGTLFFQWRQSRAGAERYHSAMVPHAGPDTKVYREVEQVGAEYRRLAELVGSTVDAPVAVVFDWESWWALGRSGHPTSDFAYPEHVFGYYRALWRAGVTVDFVPPGADLSPYRLVVVPALYGVDDASPYEEHVAAGGHVLVTYLSGVTDTRGHVHLGGYPGAFRELLGVRTEEFHPLRAGEAVALDDGSSVAVWTEHLHVDGAEVVASYADGPLPGVPAVTRNERGAGVAWYVACGLAGDGLERLVRTALDRAGVPVGPGGDVEVVRRRGEVAGSAVSWLVAVNHGTSDAELPAVGVELLSGARASGGVVVPAGGVVVIREEEV; encoded by the coding sequence ATGACGATGTGGCCCACGCGTGTGCCCGGCCTGGCCTGGGGCGCCGACTACAACCCCGAGCAGTGGCCGGAGGACGTCTGGGACGACGACGTCGAGCTGATGCGCCGGGCCGGGGTGAACCTCGTGAGCGTGGCGATCTTCTCCTGGGCGTTGCTGGAAGTGGAAGAGGGGCGCTACGAGTTCGGCTGGTTGGACCGCGTGCTCGACCGTTTGCACGCGGGCGGCATCCGGGTCGACCTGGCCACCGCGACCGCCGCGCCACCGCCGTGGCTGACCACCGCGCACCCCGAGATGCTGCCGGAGACCGCCGACGGCGTCCGGCTCGTGCACGGCTCGCGCCAGTCCTACTGCCCCAGCTCGCCGGTCTACCGGTCCAAGGCCGTCGCTCTGGCCCGCGCGCTGGCCGAGCGGTACCGCGACCACCCGGCGCTGGCCGCGTGGCACGTCAACAACGAGTACGGCTGCCACGTCTCCCGCTGCTACTGCGACCGGTGCGCGGTGGCGTTCCGGGCCTGGCTGCGGGCCCGCCACGGGACGCTGGACGTGCTGAACGAGGCGTGGGGCACGGCCTTCTGGAGCCAGCGCTACACCTCGTGGGAGCAGGTGCTGCCGCCCCGGGCCACCCCGACCTCGCACAACCCGGGCCAGCTGCTCGACTTCGACCGGTTCTCCTCCGACGCCCTGCTCGAGCTGTACAAGGCCGAGCGGGACGTGCTGCGCGAGGTCACCCCGGACGTGCCGGTGACCACGAACTTCATGGCCGCCGCGTTCGCCGGGCTCGACTACTGGACGTGGGCCGCCGAGGTCGACTTCGTCTCCAACGACCACTACACCCGCGCCGAGGACGCCGAGCGGCACGTCGACCTGGCGTACTCCGCCGACCTGGTGCGCGGCCTCGCGGGCGGGCGGCCGTGGCTGCTGATGGAGCACTCCACGTCGGCGGTGAACTGGCAGCCGCGCAACATCGCCAAGCTGCCCGGCGAGCTGCGCCGCAACTCCTACGCGCACATGGCCCGCGGCGCGGACGGCACGCTGTTCTTCCAGTGGCGGCAGTCGCGGGCGGGCGCGGAGCGCTACCACTCGGCGATGGTGCCGCACGCCGGTCCGGACACGAAGGTGTACCGCGAGGTCGAGCAGGTCGGCGCGGAGTACCGGCGGCTCGCCGAACTCGTCGGGTCGACCGTGGACGCCCCGGTCGCCGTCGTGTTCGACTGGGAGTCGTGGTGGGCGCTCGGCCGGTCCGGGCACCCGACCAGCGACTTCGCCTACCCCGAGCACGTGTTCGGGTACTACCGGGCGTTGTGGCGGGCCGGGGTGACCGTCGACTTCGTGCCGCCCGGCGCCGACCTGTCCCCCTACCGGCTGGTCGTCGTGCCCGCGCTGTACGGGGTGGACGACGCGTCGCCGTACGAGGAGCACGTCGCGGCGGGCGGCCACGTGCTGGTCACCTACCTGTCCGGTGTCACGGACACGCGCGGCCACGTGCACCTCGGCGGCTACCCCGGCGCGTTCCGCGAGCTGCTCGGCGTGCGGACCGAGGAGTTCCACCCGCTGCGCGCGGGCGAGGCGGTGGCGTTGGACGACGGCTCGTCGGTCGCGGTGTGGACCGAGCACCTGCACGTCGACGGCGCGGAGGTGGTCGCGTCCTACGCCGACGGCCCGCTGCCCGGTGTGCCCGCCGTGACCCGCAACGAGCGCGGCGCGGGCGTCGCCTGGTACGTGGCGTGCGGCCTGGCCGGCGACGGCCTGGAGCGGCTGGTGCGGACCGCGCTCGACCGGGCGGGCGTGCCGGTCGGTCCGGGCGGTGACGTCGAGGTGGTGCGTCGGCGCGGTGAGGTGGCGGGCTCCGCCGTATCGTGGCTGGTCGCGGTCAACCACGGGACCAGCGACGCCGAGCTGCCCGCGGTGGGTGTCGAGCTGCTGTCCGGCGCGCGTGCGTCCGGCGGTGTGGTCGTGCCCGCCGGCGGCGTGGTCGTGATCCGGGAAGAAGAGGTGTGA
- a CDS encoding ABC transporter substrate-binding protein yields MTRFSASPAPLLGRRALLRAIVAGAGIAAVPGLAACGSDGGGAVTDTVSFGNNLSDQVPKDAITAVLKAFEGESGLKVAINTKQHEQYQEQINNYLQGKPDDVLAWFAGYRMRYFAEKGLAGDLSEVWSKVSDGYAPALKEASTASDGKQYLIPFTQYPWGVFYRKSVWQQRGYEQPKTLDELVALSTRMQADGLVPIAFAQKQGWPGMGTFDQLNFRVNGYQFHVDLMAGKEDWQGPKVREVFDTWKRLLPFHQENALGREWQEAAQSLQQGKAGMYLLGSFVAQQFKGAEVDDLDFFPYPEINPEHGQDTVEAPIDGYLMSRQPANPEGARRLLEHLSTPAAQLAYLKTDPTSIATSGKAETTGYNALQKKAAQVIKEATHITQFLDRDTDPRFASDAATNGLNAFIQNPDDLDSILKGMADQAKTIFTE; encoded by the coding sequence ATGACGAGGTTCTCCGCCAGCCCCGCCCCCCTGCTCGGCCGCCGCGCGCTGTTACGGGCGATCGTCGCGGGCGCGGGCATCGCCGCCGTGCCCGGCCTGGCCGCGTGCGGCTCCGACGGCGGGGGCGCCGTCACCGACACGGTGTCGTTCGGCAACAACCTGTCCGACCAGGTGCCGAAGGACGCGATCACGGCCGTGCTGAAGGCGTTCGAGGGCGAGTCGGGCCTCAAGGTCGCGATCAACACCAAGCAGCACGAGCAGTACCAGGAGCAGATCAACAACTACCTGCAGGGCAAGCCGGACGACGTGCTGGCCTGGTTCGCGGGCTACCGGATGCGGTACTTCGCCGAGAAGGGCCTGGCCGGCGACCTGAGCGAGGTGTGGTCCAAGGTCTCCGACGGCTACGCGCCCGCCCTGAAGGAAGCCTCCACCGCCTCGGACGGCAAGCAGTACCTGATCCCGTTCACCCAGTACCCGTGGGGCGTGTTCTACCGCAAGAGCGTGTGGCAGCAACGCGGGTACGAGCAGCCGAAGACGCTCGACGAACTCGTCGCCCTGTCCACCAGGATGCAGGCGGACGGGCTCGTGCCCATCGCGTTCGCGCAGAAGCAGGGCTGGCCGGGCATGGGCACGTTCGACCAGCTCAACTTCCGGGTCAACGGCTACCAGTTCCACGTCGACCTCATGGCGGGCAAGGAGGACTGGCAGGGGCCGAAGGTGCGGGAGGTGTTCGACACCTGGAAGCGGCTGCTGCCGTTCCACCAGGAGAACGCGCTCGGCCGCGAGTGGCAGGAAGCCGCGCAGTCGTTGCAGCAGGGCAAGGCCGGCATGTACCTGCTCGGCTCGTTCGTGGCGCAGCAGTTCAAGGGCGCCGAGGTGGACGACCTCGACTTCTTCCCCTACCCGGAGATCAACCCCGAGCACGGCCAGGACACCGTCGAAGCGCCCATCGACGGCTACCTGATGTCCCGCCAACCCGCCAACCCCGAAGGCGCGCGCAGGCTGCTGGAGCACCTGTCCACGCCCGCCGCGCAGCTGGCCTACCTCAAGACCGACCCGACCTCGATCGCCACCTCCGGCAAGGCCGAGACCACCGGCTACAACGCGCTGCAGAAGAAGGCGGCGCAGGTGATCAAGGAAGCCACGCACATCACGCAGTTCCTCGACCGCGACACCGACCCCCGCTTCGCCAGCGACGCGGCGACCAACGGGCTCAACGCGTTCATCCAGAACCCCGACGACCTCGACTCGATCCTCAAGGGCATGGCCGACCAGGCCAAGACGATCTTCACGGAGTGA
- a CDS encoding carbohydrate ABC transporter permease has protein sequence MTASQSPPEPAGTSAPSPTSRRGRRRRATALAPRDKLVLGLMLGIPSLVHIALVWVPALGSIGLSFSSWDGIGGFADIEWVGFGNYVDIFTRYPRFWPAVQHNLTWLLFLLVAPTAAGLLLAVLLDRQLRFGRIYQSALYLPMVLSLALVGFIWQLIYQPEQGLLNNVLGTASTDPVNWLGDPDINLYAVLVAAGWRHTGYVMLLYLAGLKSVDPALKEAAALDGANAWQTFFRVTFPVLKPVNVVVLVVTVIEGLRAFDIVYVINKGRNGLELLSVLVTDNIIGESSRIGWGSALAVVLLLISLGFIVTYLIQVFREEGRA, from the coding sequence GTGACCGCGTCGCAGTCCCCACCGGAGCCCGCCGGGACGTCGGCCCCCTCCCCGACGTCCCGGCGCGGCAGGCGTCGCCGTGCCACCGCGCTGGCGCCGCGCGACAAGCTCGTGCTCGGGCTGATGCTCGGCATCCCGTCGCTGGTGCACATCGCGCTGGTCTGGGTGCCGGCGCTCGGCTCGATCGGGTTGTCGTTCAGCTCGTGGGACGGGATCGGCGGGTTCGCCGACATCGAGTGGGTCGGGTTCGGCAACTACGTCGACATCTTCACCCGCTACCCCCGGTTCTGGCCCGCGGTGCAGCACAACCTCACCTGGCTGCTGTTCCTGCTCGTGGCGCCGACCGCCGCCGGGCTGCTGCTGGCCGTGCTGCTGGACCGCCAACTGCGGTTCGGGCGGATCTACCAGAGCGCGCTGTACCTGCCGATGGTGCTGTCGCTGGCGTTGGTCGGGTTCATCTGGCAGCTGATCTACCAGCCCGAGCAGGGGCTGCTGAACAACGTGCTCGGCACCGCGTCGACCGACCCGGTGAACTGGCTGGGCGACCCCGACATCAACCTGTACGCGGTGCTGGTCGCGGCCGGGTGGCGGCACACCGGGTACGTCATGCTGCTGTACCTGGCCGGGCTGAAGTCGGTCGACCCGGCGTTGAAGGAAGCCGCCGCGCTCGACGGCGCAAACGCTTGGCAGACGTTCTTCCGGGTCACGTTCCCGGTGCTCAAACCGGTGAACGTGGTCGTGCTCGTGGTCACCGTGATCGAGGGCCTGCGGGCGTTCGACATCGTGTACGTGATCAACAAGGGCCGCAACGGGCTGGAGCTGCTGTCCGTGCTGGTGACCGACAACATCATCGGCGAGTCGAGCCGGATCGGGTGGGGCTCGGCGCTGGCCGTCGTCCTGCTGCTGATCTCGCTCGGGTTCATCGTCACCTACCTGATCCAGGTGTTCCGCGAGGAGGGCCGGGCGTGA
- a CDS encoding carbohydrate ABC transporter permease — translation MTFRPRSIPLGRIALHVFLVLTCLATLAPLLWALYASLRTYDDTARNGYFSVAESLTFDNFTSAWTQADLPHYYLNTLIVTLPALLLVLLLSSMVAFGVSRFSFRFNLVLLMLFTAGNLLPQQVIVTPLYRLYLLTPLPRWLSDSEVLLDSQLGLVLIHVAFQSGFCVFVLSNYMKTIPNEIGEAARVDGAGVFRQYWQVILPLCRPALAALATLEFTWIYNDFLWALVLIQTGDKMPITSALQNLKGTFFVDNNLVAAGSLLVALPTLVVFFTLQRQFIGGLTLGSTKG, via the coding sequence GTGACGTTCCGACCGCGTTCGATCCCATTGGGGCGCATCGCCCTGCACGTGTTCCTGGTCCTGACGTGCCTGGCCACGCTCGCGCCGCTGCTGTGGGCGCTGTACGCGTCGCTGCGGACGTACGACGACACGGCCCGCAACGGGTACTTCTCGGTCGCGGAGAGCCTGACGTTCGACAACTTCACGTCCGCGTGGACGCAGGCCGACCTGCCGCACTACTACCTGAACACGTTGATCGTGACGTTGCCGGCGTTGCTGCTCGTGCTGCTGCTCAGCTCGATGGTGGCGTTCGGGGTGTCGCGGTTCAGCTTCCGGTTCAACCTGGTGCTGCTGATGCTGTTCACCGCGGGCAACCTGCTGCCGCAGCAGGTGATCGTGACGCCGCTGTACCGGCTGTACCTGCTGACGCCGCTGCCCCGTTGGCTCAGCGACAGCGAGGTGCTGCTGGACTCGCAGCTCGGGCTGGTGCTGATCCACGTGGCGTTCCAGTCGGGGTTCTGCGTGTTCGTGCTGAGCAACTACATGAAGACGATCCCGAACGAGATCGGCGAGGCGGCGCGGGTGGACGGCGCGGGCGTGTTCCGGCAGTACTGGCAGGTGATCCTGCCGCTGTGCCGTCCCGCCCTGGCGGCGTTGGCGACCCTCGAGTTCACCTGGATCTACAACGACTTCCTGTGGGCCCTGGTGCTGATCCAGACCGGCGACAAGATGCCGATCACGTCGGCCCTGCAGAACCTGAAGGGCACGTTCTTCGTGGACAACAACCTGGTCGCCGCCGGCTCCCTCCTGGTCGCCCTGCCCACCCTGGTCGTCTTCTTCACCCTGCAACGCCAGTTCATCGGCGGCCTGACCCTGGGCTCCACCAAGGGCTGA
- a CDS encoding sensor histidine kinase — protein sequence MIGAANGRLQRVSLRARVTLLAAFCVAGAVAVVSLGAYMTVSQNLHDQMDENLRQRAQAAVNAPKVNNDVTEIPGAFLAAGDIRIGVLDVTGQILYPKGTVAPPTQPADLDVARGSRLENIWTDLRTDFRVIAVPYGDGQAMLIAQSTKPLNVTLGKLSVVLFVISGLGVLVAAVAGTAVARTGLRPVQRLTEATERVALTGDLRPIPVSGDDELALLSQRFNAMLGAVADSQERQRRLVADAGHELRTPLTSMRTNLELLLASERPDAPTLSDEDKAEINADVRAQLDELTTLIGDLVELAREDAPQVVHEPVDLVEVVERALDRAKRRATDVDFVVEVQPWSLLGDSSALERAVLNLLDNAVKFSPARGVVRLSLKQLGDGSAVVEVADSGPGIADGDLPHVFERFYRSSEARTLPGSGLGLAIVKQVAERHGGLAYVGRAPEGGAMFTIRLPGRPAPVPHH from the coding sequence GTGATCGGTGCCGCCAACGGGCGGCTCCAGCGGGTGTCGCTGCGGGCCCGGGTGACCCTGCTGGCCGCGTTCTGCGTGGCCGGAGCCGTCGCCGTCGTGTCGCTCGGCGCGTACATGACGGTGAGCCAGAACCTGCACGACCAGATGGACGAGAACCTGCGGCAGCGCGCCCAGGCCGCGGTGAACGCGCCGAAGGTCAACAACGACGTCACCGAGATCCCCGGCGCGTTCCTCGCCGCGGGCGACATCCGGATCGGCGTGCTCGACGTGACCGGGCAGATCCTCTACCCGAAGGGCACGGTCGCGCCGCCGACCCAGCCCGCGGACCTCGACGTGGCGCGCGGGTCGCGGCTGGAGAACATCTGGACCGACCTGCGCACCGACTTCCGGGTGATCGCGGTGCCGTACGGCGACGGCCAGGCCATGCTGATCGCGCAGTCCACCAAGCCGTTGAACGTCACCCTGGGCAAGCTGTCCGTGGTCCTGTTCGTGATCAGCGGGCTGGGCGTGCTGGTCGCGGCGGTGGCGGGGACGGCGGTGGCGCGGACCGGCCTGCGGCCCGTGCAGCGGTTGACCGAAGCCACCGAGCGGGTCGCGTTGACCGGCGACCTGCGGCCGATCCCCGTGTCGGGTGACGACGAGCTGGCGCTGCTGTCGCAGCGGTTCAACGCGATGCTGGGCGCGGTGGCGGACTCGCAGGAGCGGCAGCGGCGGCTGGTCGCGGACGCGGGGCACGAGCTGCGGACGCCGTTGACGTCCATGCGCACCAACCTGGAGCTGCTGCTGGCCTCGGAGCGGCCGGACGCGCCCACGTTGTCCGACGAGGACAAGGCGGAGATCAACGCCGACGTGCGGGCGCAGCTCGACGAGCTGACGACGTTGATCGGCGACCTGGTGGAGCTGGCCCGTGAGGACGCGCCGCAGGTCGTGCACGAGCCGGTGGACTTGGTCGAGGTGGTGGAGCGCGCGTTGGACCGCGCCAAGCGCCGTGCGACCGACGTGGACTTCGTGGTGGAAGTGCAGCCGTGGTCGTTGCTGGGCGATTCGAGCGCGCTGGAACGCGCCGTGCTGAACCTGCTGGACAACGCGGTGAAGTTCAGCCCGGCGCGCGGCGTGGTTCGGCTGTCGCTCAAGCAGCTGGGTGACGGCAGCGCCGTGGTGGAGGTGGCCGACTCGGGCCCCGGCATCGCCGACGGCGACCTGCCGCACGTCTTCGAGCGCTTCTACCGCTCGTCCGAGGCCCGCACCCTGCCCGGCTCGGGCCTTGGCCTGGCCATCGTCAAGCAGGTGGCCGAACGCCACGGCGGCCTGGCCTACGTGGGCCGCGCCCCGGAGGGCGGCGCCATGTTCACCATCCGCCTCCCCGGCCGCCCCGCCCCCGTCCCCCACCACTGA
- a CDS encoding response regulator transcription factor, with product MRILVVDDDRAVRESLRRSLQFNGYQVDLAGDGQQALESVVSQRPDAMVLDVMMPRLDGLEVCRRLRSTGDDLPILVLTARDAVSDRVSGLDAGADDYLPKPFALEELLARLRALLRRAASDAEEPAGAVLRFADLELDPGTRDVRRGERPISLTRTEFALLELFLAHPKQVLTRGRILEDVWGYDFPTSGNALEVYVGYLRRKTEAEGETRLLHTVRGVGYVLRETPP from the coding sequence ATGCGCATCCTCGTTGTCGACGACGACCGGGCCGTGCGTGAGTCGCTCCGTCGCTCACTGCAGTTCAACGGCTACCAGGTGGACCTTGCCGGCGACGGCCAGCAGGCCCTCGAGTCCGTCGTCTCCCAGCGCCCCGACGCCATGGTGCTGGACGTGATGATGCCCCGACTCGACGGGTTGGAGGTGTGCCGCCGGCTGCGCAGCACCGGCGACGACCTGCCCATCCTCGTGCTCACCGCCCGCGACGCGGTGTCCGACCGGGTCTCCGGGCTCGACGCGGGCGCCGACGACTACCTGCCCAAGCCGTTCGCGCTGGAGGAACTGCTGGCCCGGCTGCGCGCGCTGCTGCGCCGAGCGGCGTCCGACGCCGAGGAGCCGGCGGGCGCGGTGCTGCGGTTCGCGGACCTGGAGCTCGACCCGGGCACCCGGGACGTGCGGCGCGGCGAACGGCCGATCAGCCTCACCCGGACCGAGTTCGCCCTGCTGGAGCTGTTCCTGGCGCACCCGAAGCAGGTGCTGACCCGCGGCCGGATCCTGGAGGACGTCTGGGGCTACGACTTCCCCACCTCGGGCAACGCGCTGGAGGTCTACGTCGGCTACCTGCGCCGCAAGACCGAGGCCGAAGGCGAGACCAGGCTGCTGCACACCGTGCGCGGCGTCGGCTACGTGCTGCGGGAGACCCCTCCGTGA
- a CDS encoding trimeric intracellular cation channel family protein translates to MLLAALELVGIAAFAASGAVAAVGARLDVFGVVVLGLTTALGGGIIRDVLLGVHPPAALVSWPYLAVAGVTGLVVFWFHPTVAKLWRAVLLLDAVGLGLFVTAGTTTALALGAPPYAACLVGMTTGIGGGALRDVLLREIPLVLRREIYAVAALCGAVVVAFGDYLELPAVPVTLVGSVVIVGLRLLALWRHWNAPVARSGPET, encoded by the coding sequence GTGCTGCTCGCCGCGTTGGAACTGGTCGGGATCGCCGCGTTCGCCGCCTCCGGGGCGGTCGCGGCGGTGGGCGCGCGGCTGGACGTGTTCGGGGTCGTCGTGCTGGGGCTGACCACGGCGCTGGGCGGCGGGATCATCCGGGACGTGCTGCTCGGCGTGCACCCGCCGGCGGCGTTGGTGAGCTGGCCGTACCTGGCGGTCGCCGGTGTCACCGGACTGGTGGTCTTCTGGTTTCACCCGACCGTGGCGAAGCTGTGGCGGGCGGTCCTGCTGCTCGACGCGGTCGGGCTCGGCCTGTTCGTCACCGCGGGCACCACGACGGCGCTCGCGCTCGGCGCGCCGCCCTACGCGGCGTGCCTGGTCGGGATGACCACCGGCATCGGCGGCGGCGCGCTGCGCGACGTGCTGCTGCGGGAGATCCCGCTGGTCCTGCGGCGGGAGATCTACGCGGTCGCGGCGTTGTGCGGGGCGGTGGTGGTGGCGTTCGGCGACTACCTCGAGCTGCCCGCCGTGCCGGTGACGCTGGTCGGGTCGGTGGTCATCGTCGGCTTGCGGCTGCTGGCGCTGTGGCGGCACTGGAACGCCCCGGTGGCCCGCAGCGGTCCGGAAACTTGA